Proteins encoded in a region of the Eulemur rufifrons isolate Redbay chromosome 15, OSU_ERuf_1, whole genome shotgun sequence genome:
- the TAB2 gene encoding TGF-beta-activated kinase 1 and MAP3K7-binding protein 2, giving the protein MAQGSHQIDFQVLHDLRQKFPEVPEVVVSRCMLQNNNNLDACCAVLSQESTRYLYGEGDLNFSDDSGISGLRNHMTSLNLDLQSQNVYHHGREGNRMNGSRTLTHSISDGQLQGGQSNNELFQQEPQTAPAQVPQGFNVFGMSSSSGASNSTPHLGFHLGSKGTSNLSQQTPRFNPIMVTLAPNIQTGRNTPTSLHIHGVPPPVLNSPQGNSIYIRPYITTPSGTARQTQQHSGWVSQFNAMNPQQVYQPSQPGPWTTYPASNPLSHTSTQQANQQGHQTSHVYMPISSPTTPQPPTVHSSGSSQSSAHSQYNIQNISTGPRKNQIEIKLEPPQRNNSSKLRSSGPRTSGSSASVNSQTLNRNQPTVYIAASPPNTDELMSRSQPKVYISANAATGDEQVMRNQPTLFISTNSGASAASRNMSGQVSMGPAFIHHHPPKSRAIGNNSATSPRVVVTQPNTKYTFKITVSPNKPPAVSPGVVSPTFELTNLLNHPDHYVETENIQHLTDPTLAHVDRISEARKLSMGSDDAAYTQALLVHQKARMERLQRELEIQKKKLDKLKSEVNEMENNLTRRRLKRSNSMSQIPSLEEMQQLRSCNRQLQIDIDCLTKEIDLFQARGPHFNPSAIHNFYDNIGFVGPVPPKPKDQRSTIKTPKTQDTEDDEGAQWNCTACTFLNHPALIRCEQCEMPRHF; this is encoded by the exons ATGGCCCAAGGAAGCCACCAAATTGATTTTCAGGTTTTACATGACCTGCGACAAAAATTCCCTGAAGTACCTGAAGTTGTTGTATCCAGGTGCATGTTACAG aATAATAATAACCTGGATGCTTGCTGTGCTGTTCTCTCTCAGGAGAGTACAAGGTATCTTTATGGAGAAGGAGACTTGAATTTTTCAGATGATTCTGGAATCTCTGGTCTACGCAATCACATGACTTCTCTCAACTTGGACTTGCAGTCACAGAATGTTTACCACcatggaagagaaggaaatagaatgaATGGAAGTAGGACTCTAACGCACAGCATTAGTGATGGACAGCTTCAAGGTGGTCAGTCTAATAATGAACTATTTCAGCAAGAGCCACAAACAGCACCAGCTCAAGTTCCTCAAGGCTTTAATGTTTTTGGAATGTCCAGTAGTTCTGGTGCTTCAAATTCAACACCACATCTTGGATTTCACTTAGGCAGCAAAGGAACATCCAACCTTTCTCAACAAACTCCCAGATTTAATCCTATTATGGTAACTTTAGCCCCAAATATCCAGACTGGTCGTAATACTCCTACATCTTTGCACATACATGGTGTACCTCCACCTGTACTAAACAGTCCACAGGGAAATTCTATCTATATTAGGCCTTATATTACAACTCCTAGTGGTACAGCTCGACAGACACAACAGCATTCTGGCTGGGTATCTCAGTTTAATGCCATGAACCCTCAACAAGTCTATCAACCTTCACAGCCTGGTCCCTGGACTACTTATCCTGCATCTAATCCTCTGTCACATACCTCAACCCAACAGGCAAATCAGCAAGGCCACCAGACCTCTCATGTCTACATGCCCATCAGTTCACCTACTACTCCACAACCACCAACAGTTCATTCATCTGGTAGCTCACAATCTTCTGCCCACAGCCAATATAACATTCAGAATATTTCAACAGGACCTCGAAAAAACCAGATTGAAATCAAACTTGAACCCCCACAAAGAAACAATTCTTCAAAATTGCGTTCTTCTGGACCTCGAACTTCCGGCAGTTCCGCTTCTGTCAACAGCCAGACCTTAAACAGAAATCAACCCACTGTTTACATAGCTGCCAGTCCCCCAAATACTGATGAGCTCATGTCCCGTAGTCAACCTAAGGTCTATATTTCAGCTAATGCTGCCACAGGAGATGAACAGGTCATGCGGAATCAGCCCACACTCTTCATATCCACAAACTCTGGAGCATCTGCTGCCTCCAGGAATATGTCTGGGCAAGTGAGCATGGGTCCTGCCTTTATTCATCACCACCCTCCCAAAAGTCGAGCAATAGGCAATAACTCTGCAACGTCTCCTCGAGTGGTAGTCACTCAACCCAATACAAAATACACTTTCAAAATTACAGTTTCTCCCAATAAACCCCCTGCAGTTTCACCAGGGGTGGTGTCCCCTACTTTTGAACTTACAAATCTTCTAAACCATCCTGATCATTATGTAGAAACAGAGAATATTCAGCACCTCACGGACCCTACATTAGCACATGTGGATAGAATAAGTGAAGCACGGAAATTGAGTATGGGATCTGATGACGCTGCCTACACACAAG CTCTATTGGTACACCAGAAAGCCAGAATGGAACGACTTCAAAGAGAACTTGAGATTCAGAAGAAAAAGCTGGATAAACTAAAATCTGAggttaatgaaatggaaaataatctaACTCGAAGGCGCCTGAAAAGATCAAATTCCATGTCCCAGATACCTTCT cTCGAAGAAATGCAGCAGTTAAGAAGTTGTAATAGACAACTCCAGATTGACATTGACTGCTTAACCAAAGAAATTGATCTTTTTCAAGCCCGAG GACCACATTTTAATCCCAGCGCTATTCATAACTTTTATGACAATATTGGATTTGTAGGTCCTGTGCCACCAAAACCCAAAG